A region from the Geobacter benzoatilyticus genome encodes:
- a CDS encoding flagellar motor protein translates to MDIATIIGLAMGFGAVIGGALIEGLHLGALIQPTAALIVLGGTFGAAFVSYPMKTIIGAVKDIRKVLFPAQHDPEKVIKEIIGYAAKARRNGLISLEQEAQNVKDPFTKKGISLVVDGIDPQKLRETLEIETAYYEEHAKQSAEFFEAAGGYAPTIGIIGAVLGLIHVMANLSDSSKLGAGIAVAFVATIYGLMTANIVCLPFGTKIKHGIKEELVCKNMIIEGLIAIQNGENPHFIEQKLKSFVQHGGEEKKGK, encoded by the coding sequence CGGGGCAGTAATCGGAGGCGCGCTGATCGAAGGTCTGCACCTGGGCGCCCTCATTCAGCCGACCGCCGCCCTCATCGTACTTGGCGGCACCTTCGGCGCGGCCTTCGTCAGTTATCCGATGAAGACCATTATCGGGGCGGTCAAAGACATAAGGAAAGTGCTTTTTCCTGCCCAGCACGACCCCGAGAAGGTCATAAAGGAGATCATCGGTTACGCTGCCAAGGCCCGCCGCAACGGTCTCATATCCCTTGAGCAGGAAGCCCAGAACGTCAAGGACCCCTTCACCAAAAAAGGAATCTCCCTGGTGGTTGACGGCATCGACCCCCAGAAACTGCGGGAAACCCTGGAAATCGAAACCGCTTACTACGAGGAGCACGCCAAGCAAAGTGCGGAATTCTTTGAAGCGGCAGGCGGGTACGCTCCCACCATCGGTATCATCGGCGCCGTTCTCGGCCTTATCCACGTCATGGCGAACCTGTCGGACTCTTCCAAGCTGGGGGCCGGCATCGCCGTCGCCTTCGTTGCCACCATCTACGGCCTCATGACAGCCAACATAGTCTGTCTCCCCTTCGGCACCAAGATCAAGCACGGCATCAAGGAAGAGCTCGTCTGCAAAAACATGATTATCGAAGGGCTCATTGCCATTCAGAACGGCGAGAACCCCCACTTCATCGAGCAGAAGCTCAAGTCCTTCGTCCAGCACGGCGGCGAAGAGAAGAAGGGGAAGTAA